One region of Streptococcus salivarius genomic DNA includes:
- a CDS encoding Cof-type HAD-IIB family hydrolase encodes MPVDAKTKYKAKKTKIVFFDIDDTLRVKKTGYIPESIKAVFKGLKEKGILTGIATGRGYYGVVEDIRDLEPDYFVTINGTYVINRKGEEIYNQPLAREVTEAFVAWCKEIGIAWGFAGKDKPVVSERSDLIDDAMKPVYGLCDVEPDFHLSNDVYHMWTFAENDGELELPEELATHVRLVPWHEHSSDVVANGISKASGVEHVLEHENLKPVNAMMFGDGPNDMEIFDYVGLKIAMGNATPELKEKADYVTGTVEEDGIFNALEELGLVEKELHFPQLDLDAVEGPVVTIKTNHGDLVIKLFPDHAPLTVTNFVNLAKSGYYDGVIFHRIIKDFMIQGGDPTGTGMGGESSFGGSFQDEFSEELYNLRGALSMANAGPDTNGSQFFIVQTPEIPYAKKELERGGWPAPIAEAYAENGGTPHLDRRHTVFGQLVDEDSYKVLDEIANVEVGAQDKPLEDVVIETVEVAD; translated from the coding sequence ATGCCAGTAGATGCTAAAACAAAATACAAGGCCAAGAAGACAAAGATTGTTTTCTTCGACATTGACGACACCCTTCGTGTCAAAAAGACAGGCTACATTCCTGAGTCTATTAAGGCTGTTTTCAAAGGGCTTAAAGAAAAAGGAATTTTGACGGGGATTGCCACAGGACGTGGCTACTATGGTGTCGTTGAGGACATTCGAGACTTAGAGCCCGATTATTTTGTAACCATCAATGGAACTTATGTGATTAATCGAAAAGGCGAAGAAATTTATAACCAGCCCCTAGCTCGTGAGGTTACAGAAGCCTTTGTTGCTTGGTGCAAGGAGATTGGGATTGCTTGGGGCTTTGCTGGTAAGGATAAGCCAGTTGTTTCTGAGCGTTCAGATTTGATTGATGATGCTATGAAACCAGTCTATGGTCTTTGTGATGTGGAGCCAGACTTCCACTTGTCGAACGATGTTTACCATATGTGGACTTTTGCGGAAAATGATGGTGAGCTTGAGTTACCAGAAGAACTTGCGACACATGTCCGCTTGGTGCCTTGGCACGAACACTCCTCTGACGTCGTAGCAAATGGTATCTCAAAAGCATCTGGTGTCGAGCATGTCTTGGAGCACGAAAACCTTAAACCGGTCAATGCTATGATGTTTGGTGATGGTCCAAACGATATGGAAATCTTTGACTATGTTGGACTTAAGATTGCCATGGGTAACGCTACACCAGAATTGAAAGAAAAAGCAGATTACGTTACAGGAACAGTAGAAGAAGATGGCATTTTCAATGCCTTGGAGGAACTCGGATTGGTAGAAAAAGAACTTCATTTCCCACAACTTGACTTGGATGCAGTAGAAGGTCCAGTCGTAACAATTAAAACAAACCATGGTGATTTGGTCATCAAACTTTTCCCTGATCATGCACCATTAACAGTTACTAACTTTGTCAATTTGGCCAAGAGTGGCTACTATGACGGTGTGATTTTCCACCGTATTATCAAGGACTTTATGATTCAAGGTGGTGACCCAACTGGTACTGGTATGGGTGGTGAGTCAAGTTTCGGTGGTAGCTTCCAGGATGAATTTTCTGAAGAACTCTATAACCTCCGTGGTGCGCTTTCTATGGCCAATGCTGGACCAGATACTAATGGTAGCCAGTTCTTCATCGTTCAAACGCCTGAAATTCCTTATGCTAAAAAGGAACTCGAACGTGGTGGTTGGCCAGCACCAATCGCGGAAGCTTATGCTGAAAATGGTGGAACACCTCACCTAGACCGTCGTCACACAGTCTTTGGTCAATTGGTGGATGAAGACTCTTACAAGGTGCTTGATGAGATTGCCAATGTTGAGGTTGGAGCTCAAGATAAGCCACTTGAGGATGTTGTGATTGAAACAGTTGAGGTAGCAGACTAA
- the rnr gene encoding ribonuclease R: MKESIINYLKEHGKSSVNDIAQALNHAGGEKFPQLIKAMSAMESKGQLRFNRDGSVSLRPKKENPNQVTVEGIFRANKNGFGFLHVDDSEDDMFIGRNDVGHAIDGDTVAVVIKKPADRLRGTAAEARVVEIVERSLKTVVGKFILSDEKEPYAGYIKSKNQKIQQPIYIKKEPVALDGTEIIKVDIEKYPNRHYDYFVGSVRDIIGHQGDAGIDVLEVLESMDIVSEFPEDVMAEAEAVPDAPSQEDLVGRVDLRQEVTFTIDGADAKDLDDAVHIKRLPNGNFELGVHIADVSYYVTEGSALNREAVARGTSVYVTDRVVPMLPERLSNGICSLNPNVDRLTQSAIMEITPKGKVVNHKICQSVINTTFRMTYSDVNEMLAGNPEKIEQFKPIMDSVSAMAELHKILEDMRERRGALNFDTSEARILVNEKGMPVDIVVRERGTAERMIESFMLAANECVAEHFAKAKLPFIYRIHEEPKAEKLQRFMDYASIFGVQIKGTANKMDQLDLQEFMAKVQGKPGAEVMNMMLLRSMQQARYSEHNHGHYGLAAQYYTHFTSPIRRYPDLLVHRMIREYTNNMSQETREHFEEVIPELATSSSTLERRAIDAERVVEAMKKAEYMEEFVGQEFDGIVGSVVKFGMFVELPNTIEGLVHITTLPEFYNYNERTMTLQGEKTGKTFRVGQPIRVKLTRADKETGDIDFQYLPSEYDVTEKVDHKARQEREEKAKAFRNRGPRRDRQNGDFERRGKRGDNRNHQDANGRKGSYDEKRKSSKKPDKRKNQNRPHNDNKGRESGRRKKKGNKPFYKDVAKKRK; this comes from the coding sequence ATGAAAGAATCTATTATAAATTATTTGAAGGAGCATGGGAAATCCAGTGTAAACGACATTGCCCAGGCTCTTAATCATGCTGGGGGAGAAAAGTTCCCTCAGCTCATCAAGGCCATGTCAGCCATGGAAAGTAAGGGACAGTTGCGTTTTAACCGAGATGGCTCTGTATCCTTGCGTCCTAAGAAAGAAAATCCTAATCAGGTGACTGTTGAAGGTATCTTCCGTGCCAATAAGAACGGTTTTGGTTTCTTGCATGTTGATGACAGTGAAGATGACATGTTCATCGGTCGTAATGATGTTGGCCATGCCATTGACGGTGATACTGTTGCCGTTGTTATCAAGAAGCCAGCAGATCGTTTGCGTGGGACAGCAGCAGAAGCGCGTGTTGTTGAAATTGTAGAACGTTCGCTTAAGACTGTTGTAGGGAAATTTATCCTTAGCGACGAGAAAGAACCTTATGCGGGTTACATTAAGTCTAAAAACCAAAAAATTCAGCAGCCAATTTATATCAAGAAAGAACCAGTTGCCCTAGATGGTACTGAAATTATCAAGGTTGATATTGAAAAATACCCTAACCGTCACTATGATTATTTCGTAGGAAGTGTTCGTGACATTATTGGTCATCAGGGGGATGCCGGTATTGATGTCTTGGAAGTCTTGGAATCAATGGATATTGTTTCAGAGTTTCCAGAGGATGTCATGGCGGAAGCAGAAGCTGTACCAGATGCACCGAGTCAGGAAGACCTCGTTGGTCGTGTTGACCTCCGTCAAGAGGTAACTTTTACCATTGACGGAGCTGATGCTAAGGACTTGGATGATGCGGTTCATATCAAACGTTTGCCAAATGGTAACTTTGAGCTTGGTGTTCATATTGCTGATGTGTCTTACTATGTTACTGAAGGATCTGCACTTAACCGTGAGGCCGTAGCACGTGGGACTTCTGTTTATGTGACAGACCGCGTGGTACCAATGTTGCCTGAGCGTCTTTCGAATGGTATTTGTTCACTTAATCCCAATGTTGATCGTTTGACGCAATCAGCCATTATGGAGATTACTCCTAAAGGTAAGGTGGTTAATCATAAGATTTGTCAATCTGTGATTAATACAACCTTCCGTATGACCTACAGTGATGTCAATGAGATGTTGGCTGGAAATCCAGAAAAGATTGAGCAGTTTAAGCCAATCATGGATTCTGTATCAGCTATGGCAGAATTGCATAAGATTTTAGAAGACATGCGTGAGCGTCGTGGTGCCCTTAACTTTGATACATCTGAAGCTCGTATCTTGGTTAATGAGAAGGGAATGCCAGTGGATATCGTGGTGCGTGAACGTGGAACAGCCGAGCGAATGATTGAATCCTTCATGTTGGCTGCCAATGAATGTGTGGCAGAGCACTTTGCTAAGGCTAAGTTGCCATTTATTTACCGTATCCACGAAGAGCCAAAGGCTGAGAAATTGCAACGCTTCATGGATTATGCCTCTATCTTTGGTGTTCAAATCAAAGGAACTGCCAATAAGATGGATCAGCTAGACTTGCAAGAGTTTATGGCCAAAGTTCAGGGAAAACCTGGAGCAGAGGTCATGAACATGATGCTGCTTCGTTCAATGCAACAAGCCCGCTATTCAGAACACAACCACGGACACTATGGACTTGCGGCTCAGTATTATACCCACTTTACTAGTCCAATCCGTCGTTACCCAGACCTCTTGGTTCACCGAATGATTCGTGAGTACACTAACAATATGTCTCAAGAAACACGTGAACATTTTGAAGAGGTTATTCCTGAGTTAGCGACATCATCTTCAACTCTTGAACGTCGTGCCATTGATGCCGAACGTGTCGTTGAAGCTATGAAAAAAGCGGAATACATGGAAGAGTTTGTTGGCCAAGAATTCGATGGTATTGTCGGAAGTGTGGTTAAATTTGGTATGTTTGTGGAATTGCCAAACACTATCGAAGGTTTGGTTCACATCACGACCCTTCCAGAATTTTACAATTACAATGAACGTACCATGACACTTCAGGGTGAGAAAACTGGTAAGACTTTCCGAGTTGGTCAGCCTATCCGTGTCAAATTAACACGTGCGGATAAGGAAACAGGAGACATTGACTTCCAATACCTTCCAAGCGAGTATGATGTTACTGAGAAAGTAGACCACAAGGCTCGTCAGGAACGTGAAGAGAAGGCGAAAGCCTTCCGAAATAGAGGTCCACGTCGTGACCGTCAAAATGGAGACTTCGAACGTCGTGGTAAACGTGGGGATAACCGTAACCATCAAGATGCTAATGGTCGTAAAGGCTCTTATGACGAAAAACGTAAGTCATCTAAGAAACCCGACAAGCGTAAGAATCAAAACCGTCCTCATAATGATAACAAGGGACGTGAGAGTGGCCGTCGTAAGAAGAAAGGGAACAAACCTTTCTACAAGGACGTTGCTAAAAAACGAAAATAG
- the ccpA gene encoding catabolite control protein A: MNTDETITIYDVAREAGVSMATVSRVVNGNKNVKENTRKKVLEVIDRLDYRPNAVARGLASKKTTTVGVVIPNIANSYFATLARGIDDIATMYKYNIVLASSDENDDHEVTVINSLFAKQVDGIIFMGYHLTEKIRAEFSRTRTPIVLAGTVDLEHQLPSVNIDYKAAVEDSITQLAKNNEKVAFVSGPLIDDINGKLRLAGYKAGLEKNNLRYNEGLVFEAKYSYKDGFDLAQRVLNSGATAAYVGEDELAAGLLNGLFAAGKSVPEDFEIITSNDSPITSYTRPNLSSINHPLYDLGAVSMRMLTKIMNKEELEEKDVILNHGITLRQSTK, encoded by the coding sequence ATGAATACTGATGAAACAATTACTATATACGACGTTGCGCGTGAAGCAGGTGTTTCGATGGCGACTGTGTCTCGTGTGGTAAATGGAAATAAAAATGTAAAAGAAAACACCCGAAAAAAAGTGCTTGAGGTCATTGATCGTTTGGATTACCGTCCAAATGCGGTTGCGCGTGGCTTGGCGAGTAAGAAAACCACTACTGTAGGAGTTGTCATCCCAAATATTGCTAATAGTTATTTTGCTACTTTAGCAAGGGGGATTGATGATATTGCAACCATGTACAAGTATAATATTGTTCTTGCATCTAGTGATGAAAATGACGATCACGAAGTTACCGTGATTAACTCTCTATTTGCCAAACAAGTAGACGGTATCATCTTCATGGGTTACCACTTGACGGAAAAAATTCGTGCAGAATTTTCCCGTACTCGTACGCCGATTGTCCTAGCAGGAACAGTGGACCTCGAACACCAATTACCGAGTGTTAACATCGACTATAAAGCTGCCGTTGAGGATTCTATAACACAGCTTGCCAAGAATAATGAAAAGGTTGCCTTTGTATCAGGGCCACTAATTGATGATATTAATGGCAAGCTCCGTCTAGCTGGTTATAAGGCTGGACTTGAAAAGAATAATTTGCGCTACAATGAAGGACTAGTCTTTGAAGCTAAATATAGCTATAAAGATGGCTTTGATCTAGCACAACGTGTCTTGAACTCTGGTGCCACTGCTGCCTATGTTGGAGAAGATGAATTGGCTGCAGGTCTCTTGAATGGCCTCTTTGCTGCAGGTAAATCAGTTCCAGAAGACTTCGAAATCATCACAAGCAATGACTCACCAATTACAAGCTATACACGTCCAAACCTTTCTAGTATTAATCATCCTCTCTATGATTTAGGGGCAGTTAGCATGCGTATGTTGACTAAAATCATGAATAAGGAAGAACTTGAAGAAAAAGATGTTATTCTTAATCACGGTATTACCTTACGTCAGTCAACAAAATAA
- a CDS encoding S1 RNA-binding domain-containing protein: MKIGDKLRGVITGIKPYGAFVSLENGTTGLIHISEIKTGYIDNIYNTLKVDQEVLVQVVDFDEFTQKASLSLRTLEEEKNKIPHRHRFSDSRLNYGFKPLAEAMPGWIEEGLDYLRQEHEEK; encoded by the coding sequence ATGAAAATTGGAGACAAGCTTAGGGGTGTTATCACAGGCATCAAGCCTTACGGTGCCTTTGTTTCATTGGAAAATGGTACCACAGGCTTGATTCACATCTCGGAGATTAAGACAGGTTATATCGACAACATCTACAATACCCTCAAGGTAGACCAGGAGGTCTTGGTTCAAGTTGTTGATTTTGATGAATTTACACAAAAGGCCAGTCTTTCTTTGAGAACCCTTGAGGAAGAAAAAAATAAAATCCCTCATCGTCATCGTTTCTCAGATAGTCGTTTGAACTATGGCTTTAAACCTTTGGCAGAAGCAATGCCAGGATGGATTGAAGAAGGACTTGACTATCTTAGACAAGAGCATGAGGAAAAATAG
- the rpmG gene encoding 50S ribosomal protein L33: protein MRVKINLKCSECGSINYLTSKNKQNHPEKIQVPKFCPKDRKVTLHVES, encoded by the coding sequence GTGAGAGTTAAAATCAATTTAAAGTGTAGTGAATGTGGGAGCATCAACTATCTCACAAGTAAAAATAAACAGAATCATCCTGAGAAAATTCAGGTACCCAAATTCTGCCCTAAGGATAGAAAAGTAACCTTACATGTTGAATCTTAA
- the smpB gene encoding SsrA-binding protein SmpB: MPKGEGNVVAQNKKARHDYSIVDTIEAGIVLTGTEIKSVRAARIQLKDGYAQIKNGEAWLINVHIAPFEQGNIWNQDPDRTRKLLLKKKQITKLQNDLKGTGMTLVPLKVYLKNGFAKVLLGIAKGKHDYDKRESIKRREQERDIKRIIKSVNR; this comes from the coding sequence ATGCCAAAGGGTGAAGGCAATGTTGTTGCTCAGAATAAAAAGGCTAGACATGACTATAGTATCGTTGATACTATTGAAGCAGGTATCGTGCTAACAGGGACGGAGATTAAATCCGTTCGTGCGGCACGCATCCAACTAAAAGATGGCTATGCCCAAATCAAGAACGGTGAGGCTTGGTTAATCAATGTTCATATTGCTCCTTTTGAGCAAGGTAATATTTGGAATCAAGATCCAGACCGTACGAGAAAATTATTGCTTAAGAAGAAGCAAATCACCAAACTTCAAAATGACCTTAAGGGAACAGGAATGACCTTGGTTCCTCTTAAGGTGTACCTAAAAAACGGTTTTGCCAAGGTATTGCTTGGTATTGCCAAAGGGAAACACGATTACGATAAACGTGAGTCTATCAAACGTCGTGAACAAGAACGTGATATTAAACGTATTATCAAGAGTGTTAACCGTTAA
- a CDS encoding M24 family metallopeptidase produces MSKLDRIRHFLNENKAGLAIVSDPVTVNYLTGFDCDPHERQMFLFVYENREPALFVPALEVARASAVLDFPVFGYVDSENPWQKIKAGLASTDSPIIYAEFDNLNVTKFQGLQTVFDGRFENLTPFIQKMRVIKSADEIQKMLVAGDYADKAVNIGFDNISLDVTETDIIAQIEFGIKRLGYEMSFETMVLTGNNAANPHGIPGSNKIEKDALLLFDLGCMVNGYASDMTRTVAVGKPDDFKKEIYHLTLEAQQAALDMIKPGVTASEVDAAARNVIEKAGYGEYFNHRLGHGIGMDVHEFPSIMEGNDLVIEEGMCFSVEPGIYIPEKVGVRIEDCGYVTKDGFEVFTHTPKELIYFDV; encoded by the coding sequence ATGTCTAAACTTGATCGCATTCGTCATTTTTTGAATGAAAATAAAGCAGGGCTAGCTATTGTTTCAGATCCTGTAACTGTCAATTATCTTACTGGTTTTGATTGTGACCCACATGAACGCCAAATGTTCCTCTTCGTCTACGAAAATCGTGAACCTGCCCTCTTTGTTCCTGCTCTTGAGGTTGCACGTGCCTCTGCTGTACTCGACTTCCCAGTCTTTGGATATGTGGATTCTGAAAATCCATGGCAAAAAATCAAAGCTGGCCTAGCAAGTACAGACAGCCCTATTATTTATGCAGAGTTTGACAATCTCAATGTGACTAAGTTCCAAGGATTGCAAACGGTCTTTGATGGTCGCTTTGAAAACTTGACACCATTCATTCAAAAAATGCGCGTTATCAAGTCAGCTGATGAAATTCAAAAAATGTTGGTTGCCGGTGATTATGCTGATAAAGCTGTTAATATCGGTTTCGACAATATCTCTCTCGACGTTACTGAAACAGACATCATTGCTCAAATCGAATTTGGCATCAAACGCTTGGGCTATGAAATGAGCTTTGAAACTATGGTCTTGACTGGTAACAATGCAGCCAACCCACACGGCATTCCTGGAAGCAACAAAATTGAAAAAGATGCTCTTCTTCTCTTCGACTTGGGCTGTATGGTGAATGGCTATGCTTCAGATATGACGCGAACAGTCGCTGTTGGAAAACCCGATGATTTCAAAAAAGAAATCTACCACTTGACTTTAGAAGCTCAACAGGCTGCCCTAGATATGATTAAACCAGGTGTAACTGCCAGCGAAGTCGATGCTGCAGCACGTAATGTTATTGAAAAAGCTGGTTACGGCGAATACTTCAACCACCGCCTCGGACACGGTATCGGAATGGATGTGCATGAATTCCCTTCTATCATGGAAGGAAATGACTTGGTAATCGAAGAAGGAATGTGCTTCTCTGTTGAACCAGGTATTTACATTCCTGAAAAAGTTGGTGTTCGTATCGAGGACTGTGGTTATGTGACAAAAGATGGCTTTGAAGTCTTCACACACACACCAAAAGAATTGATCTATTTTGATGTCTAA
- a CDS encoding MmcQ/YjbR family DNA-binding protein yields the protein MTFEDAYFKKKVLKPDSLEPFGFTATEQGYEFRKTLIAEELEARLFIDLEGKLTGQVVDSDLDEPYDIFRSPQATGTYVGQVREAYGELLSQVADSCYEDQLFSSPQANRLAKFLAQEFSDQADHPFEKEPSYLSFRVDGKWYALFFPLKGEKLGLDGEKAELTYDVVNLKVNPTQMDKLLKMDGVFPSYHMSKKTWVSLVLDETLPDQTVFELLSESRSLVAPKHLRKASEPHYWIIPVNLKYYDIGDEFSANEEILWTQKASMQKGDFVAIYITAPTKAIRYVCQVLEANIPNQGYREEESIKELMRIKPLYTFNDTDFDSDRLKSLGIKTVRGPRHMTEELVQALSPYLKEK from the coding sequence ATGACTTTTGAGGATGCTTATTTTAAAAAGAAAGTCCTAAAACCTGATAGCCTAGAACCTTTTGGTTTTACAGCTACTGAGCAAGGCTATGAGTTCAGAAAAACACTGATAGCTGAAGAACTTGAAGCTCGATTGTTTATTGATTTAGAAGGTAAGTTGACGGGACAGGTTGTCGATAGTGATCTTGATGAGCCTTATGATATCTTCAGGAGTCCTCAGGCTACTGGAACTTACGTTGGTCAAGTCAGAGAGGCTTATGGAGAACTTCTGTCACAGGTAGCTGATTCTTGTTATGAAGATCAATTATTCTCATCTCCACAAGCTAATCGCCTGGCTAAATTTTTAGCTCAAGAATTTTCAGACCAAGCAGACCATCCTTTCGAGAAAGAACCAAGCTATCTATCTTTTAGAGTTGATGGTAAATGGTATGCCTTGTTTTTTCCTCTTAAGGGAGAAAAACTAGGGCTTGATGGAGAAAAGGCAGAATTAACATATGATGTGGTTAACCTCAAGGTTAATCCGACGCAAATGGATAAGCTCTTGAAAATGGATGGCGTTTTTCCTAGCTACCATATGTCCAAGAAGACCTGGGTTAGTCTTGTTTTAGATGAGACCTTGCCAGACCAGACTGTTTTTGAGCTTCTTAGTGAAAGTCGTTCCCTAGTGGCTCCCAAACATCTTAGAAAGGCTTCGGAGCCTCATTATTGGATTATCCCGGTAAATTTGAAATACTACGATATTGGGGATGAGTTTTCCGCAAATGAGGAGATTCTTTGGACACAGAAAGCTAGTATGCAAAAGGGAGATTTTGTGGCTATCTATATTACGGCACCTACCAAGGCCATCCGTTACGTCTGTCAGGTTTTAGAGGCAAATATCCCTAATCAAGGTTATCGTGAAGAGGAGAGTATTAAAGAGTTGATGCGGATTAAGCCCTTATACACTTTTAATGACACTGACTTTGATAGTGATAGACTAAAGAGTTTAGGTATTAAAACTGTTCGAGGTCCTCGACATATGACGGAAGAGTTAGTTCAGGCTTTATCCCCTTACCTAAAAGAAAAATAG
- the secG gene encoding preprotein translocase subunit SecG produces the protein MYDLLLTLLLVMSAIIVIAVFMQPQKNPSSNVFDGGGSEALFERSKPRGFEAFMQRFTGIMVFLWIVDAIVLSILSSK, from the coding sequence ATGTACGACTTATTATTAACGCTGCTCTTGGTGATGTCAGCTATTATTGTGATTGCGGTATTTATGCAGCCACAAAAAAATCCAAGTAGCAATGTCTTTGATGGTGGTGGGTCAGAAGCACTATTTGAACGTAGTAAACCACGTGGTTTTGAAGCCTTTATGCAACGCTTTACAGGAATCATGGTTTTTCTATGGATTGTAGATGCAATCGTCCTTTCCATTCTCTCAAGTAAGTAA
- a CDS encoding YueI family protein, with protein sequence MTSLENKVLQCASGEKRLNPDELRQYFGTYAERVVLAVLLENAEKKTVIDHFPQILKDLQAVYPNLSLKLSPKLADQIQFTYIKTAQALNISATIVDEAKAHSPYGLILHSNQAENLDKVLFSELYPDILAPKETEPVTEKKGFFAKLFGK encoded by the coding sequence ATGACTTCACTTGAAAACAAAGTGCTCCAATGCGCTAGTGGCGAAAAACGCCTTAATCCCGATGAACTTCGTCAGTATTTTGGAACCTATGCGGAACGTGTAGTCCTAGCTGTTCTATTGGAAAATGCTGAAAAGAAAACTGTAATTGACCATTTTCCGCAGATTTTAAAAGACTTACAAGCCGTTTACCCGAATCTTAGTCTCAAGCTATCGCCAAAGTTAGCTGACCAGATACAATTTACCTATATCAAAACGGCTCAAGCACTCAACATTTCAGCTACTATCGTGGACGAGGCCAAGGCCCATTCACCATACGGTCTTATCCTACATAGTAATCAAGCAGAAAACCTTGATAAAGTGTTATTTTCAGAGCTCTATCCTGATATCCTTGCTCCTAAAGAAACTGAACCTGTCACTGAAAAAAAGGGATTTTTCGCTAAACTATTTGGAAAATAA
- a CDS encoding glycerate kinase yields the protein MRILIAPDSFKESLSAKEVALALKSGFENALPDADFDLMPIGDGGEGTLDALAENLNLEKKSIKIPHAYTSDGSVSFASNGQTAIFEMAAICGLEHIPKEKRNPLALTTQGVGELIVHLVQSGIREFIIGVGGSATNDGGIGMAYGLGYRFYDSEGQELEPIGANLGLIKKVSSKNKLDLSGVTIRLITDVDNPLCGQHGATYIFGGQKGLSPSQFKKVDQDMSQFYTDVAPEVLKLAGSGAGGGMAAGLVAFAGAEIKSGISFVLDCVDFDQRVKSADLVIVGEGRMDSQSLSGKAPVGVARRTPSAIPVIAICGSLKDDLPDFPVAGISAAFPIIGQVADLDQVLAAAKENLYRTGLNIGNLIKLNKTL from the coding sequence ATGCGAATTTTGATTGCACCTGATTCATTTAAGGAAAGTTTATCTGCAAAAGAGGTCGCCTTAGCTCTTAAATCAGGTTTTGAAAATGCCTTACCCGACGCTGATTTTGACCTCATGCCAATAGGTGATGGTGGCGAGGGCACCTTAGATGCTCTTGCTGAAAATCTAAATCTTGAGAAGAAAAGTATCAAGATTCCTCATGCCTATACAAGTGACGGAAGTGTTTCTTTTGCCAGCAATGGCCAGACTGCCATTTTTGAAATGGCTGCGATTTGTGGCTTGGAGCATATTCCTAAGGAGAAACGAAATCCTCTAGCTCTAACGACACAAGGCGTAGGTGAACTAATTGTTCATTTGGTTCAATCTGGCATCCGAGAGTTTATTATAGGCGTAGGTGGATCTGCTACCAATGATGGTGGTATTGGTATGGCATATGGATTGGGGTATCGTTTTTATGATTCTGAGGGACAGGAGCTTGAGCCAATAGGTGCTAATCTTGGTCTCATTAAGAAGGTATCCTCTAAAAATAAGCTTGATTTGTCTGGTGTCACCATTCGTCTGATTACTGATGTAGACAACCCCTTGTGTGGCCAACATGGAGCAACCTATATTTTTGGTGGACAAAAAGGCTTGTCTCCTTCACAATTTAAAAAAGTCGACCAAGATATGTCTCAATTCTACACTGACGTTGCTCCAGAAGTTTTAAAACTGGCTGGTTCAGGAGCAGGGGGAGGCATGGCTGCAGGCCTGGTGGCCTTTGCAGGTGCAGAAATTAAATCAGGGATTAGCTTTGTACTTGATTGTGTTGATTTTGACCAACGTGTGAAGTCTGCTGATTTGGTTATAGTAGGAGAAGGACGTATGGATAGCCAGTCCTTGTCTGGTAAGGCACCGGTCGGGGTAGCTAGGCGGACACCATCAGCTATTCCTGTCATTGCAATCTGTGGTAGTCTGAAGGATGACTTGCCTGATTTTCCAGTAGCAGGCATTTCAGCTGCTTTTCCCATTATTGGTCAAGTAGCAGACTTAGACCAAGTTTTAGCTGCTGCTAAGGAGAATCTCTATCGAACAGGACTCAATATTGGAAATCTCATCAAGCTCAATAAAACATTGTGA